A window from Macaca nemestrina isolate mMacNem1 chromosome 8, mMacNem.hap1, whole genome shotgun sequence encodes these proteins:
- the LOC105482072 gene encoding early growth response protein 3 isoform X3, giving the protein MDIGLTNEKPNPELSYSGSFQPAPGNKTVTYLGKFAFDSPSNWCQDNIISLMSAGILGVPPASGALSTQTSTASMVQPPQGDVEAMYPALPPYSNCGDLYSEPVSFHDPQGNPGLAYSPQDYQSAKPALDSNLFPMIPDYNLYHHPNDMGSIPEHKPFQGMDPIRVNPPPITPLETIKAFKDKQIHPGFGSLPQPPLTLKPIRPRKYPNRPSKTPLHERPHACPAEGCDRRFSRSDELTRHLRIHTGHKPFQCRICMRSFSRSDHLTTHIRTHTGEKPFACEFCGRKFARSDERKRHAKIHLKQKEKKAEKGGAPSASSAPPVSLAPVVTTCA; this is encoded by the coding sequence ATGGACATCGGTCTGACCAACGAGAAGCCCAACCCGGAACTCTCTTACTCCGGCTCCTTCCAGCCAGCCCCCGGCAACAAGACCGTGACCTACTTGGGAAAGTTCGCCTTCGACTCCCCTTCCAACTGGTGCCAGGACAACATCATTAGCCTCATGAGCGCCGGCATCTTGGGGGTGCCCCCGGCTTCAGGGGCGCTCAGCACGCAGACGTCCACTGCcagcatggtgcagccaccgcaGGGTGACGTGGAGGCCATGTATCCGGCGCTACCCCCCTACTCCAACTGCGGCGACCTCTACTCAGAGCCCGTGTCTTTCCACGATCCGCAGGGCAACCCCGGGCTCGCCTATTCCCCCCAGGATTACCAATCGGCCAAGCCGGCGTTGGACAGCAATCTCTTCCCCATGATTCCTGACTACAACCTGTACCACCACCCCAACGACATGGGCTCTATTCCGGAGCACAAGCCCTTCCAGGGCATGGACCCCATCCGGGTCAACCCGCCCCCTATTACCCCTCTGGAGACCATCAAGGCATTCAAAGACAAGCAGATCCACCCGGGCTTTGGCAGCCTGCCCCAGCCGCCGCTCACCCTCAAGCCCATCCGGCCCCGCAAGTACCCCAACCGGCCTAGCAAGACCCCGCTCCACGAACGGCCCCACGCGTGCCCGGCCGAGGGCTGCGACCGCCGTTTCAGCCGTTCGGACGAGCTGACCCGGCACCTGCGCATCCACACGGGCCACAAGCCTTTCCAGTGCCGGATCTGCATGCGGAGCTTCAGCCGCAGCGACCACCTCACCACTCACATCCGCACTCATACGGGCGAGAAGCCCTTTGCCTGCGAGTTCTGCGGTCGCAAGTTTGCGCGCAGCGACGAGCGCAAGCGCCACGCCAAGATCCACCTCAAGCAAAAGGAGAAGAAGGCGGAGAAGGGCGGTGCACCCTCTGCATCCTCGGCGCCCCCTGTGTCGCTGGCCCCAGTGGTCACCACCTGCGCCTGA
- the LOC105482072 gene encoding early growth response protein 3 isoform X1 — translation MTGKLAEKLPVTMSSLLNQLPDNLYPEEIPSALNLFSGSSDSVVHYNQMATENVMDIGLTNEKPNPELSYSGSFQPAPGNKTVTYLGKFAFDSPSNWCQDNIISLMSAGILGVPPASGALSTQTSTASMVQPPQGDVEAMYPALPPYSNCGDLYSEPVSFHDPQGNPGLAYSPQDYQSAKPALDSNLFPMIPDYNLYHHPNDMGSIPEHKPFQGMDPIRVNPPPITPLETIKAFKDKQIHPGFGSLPQPPLTLKPIRPRKYPNRPSKTPLHERPHACPAEGCDRRFSRSDELTRHLRIHTGHKPFQCRICMRSFSRSDHLTTHIRTHTGEKPFACEFCGRKFARSDERKRHAKIHLKQKEKKAEKGGAPSASSAPPVSLAPVVTTCA, via the exons ATGACCGGCAAACTCGCCGAGAAGCTGCCGGTGACCATGAGCAGTTTGCTAAACCAACTGCCTGACAATCTGTACCCCGAGGAGATCCCCAGCGCGCTCAACCTCTTCTCCGGCAGCAGCGACTCGGTAGTCCATTACAATCAGATGGCTACAG AGAATGTAATGGACATCGGTCTGACCAACGAGAAGCCCAACCCGGAACTCTCTTACTCCGGCTCCTTCCAGCCAGCCCCCGGCAACAAGACCGTGACCTACTTGGGAAAGTTCGCCTTCGACTCCCCTTCCAACTGGTGCCAGGACAACATCATTAGCCTCATGAGCGCCGGCATCTTGGGGGTGCCCCCGGCTTCAGGGGCGCTCAGCACGCAGACGTCCACTGCcagcatggtgcagccaccgcaGGGTGACGTGGAGGCCATGTATCCGGCGCTACCCCCCTACTCCAACTGCGGCGACCTCTACTCAGAGCCCGTGTCTTTCCACGATCCGCAGGGCAACCCCGGGCTCGCCTATTCCCCCCAGGATTACCAATCGGCCAAGCCGGCGTTGGACAGCAATCTCTTCCCCATGATTCCTGACTACAACCTGTACCACCACCCCAACGACATGGGCTCTATTCCGGAGCACAAGCCCTTCCAGGGCATGGACCCCATCCGGGTCAACCCGCCCCCTATTACCCCTCTGGAGACCATCAAGGCATTCAAAGACAAGCAGATCCACCCGGGCTTTGGCAGCCTGCCCCAGCCGCCGCTCACCCTCAAGCCCATCCGGCCCCGCAAGTACCCCAACCGGCCTAGCAAGACCCCGCTCCACGAACGGCCCCACGCGTGCCCGGCCGAGGGCTGCGACCGCCGTTTCAGCCGTTCGGACGAGCTGACCCGGCACCTGCGCATCCACACGGGCCACAAGCCTTTCCAGTGCCGGATCTGCATGCGGAGCTTCAGCCGCAGCGACCACCTCACCACTCACATCCGCACTCATACGGGCGAGAAGCCCTTTGCCTGCGAGTTCTGCGGTCGCAAGTTTGCGCGCAGCGACGAGCGCAAGCGCCACGCCAAGATCCACCTCAAGCAAAAGGAGAAGAAGGCGGAGAAGGGCGGTGCACCCTCTGCATCCTCGGCGCCCCCTGTGTCGCTGGCCCCAGTGGTCACCACCTGCGCCTGA
- the LOC105482072 gene encoding early growth response protein 3 isoform X2, whose amino-acid sequence MEPCAAWSPRGGRENVMDIGLTNEKPNPELSYSGSFQPAPGNKTVTYLGKFAFDSPSNWCQDNIISLMSAGILGVPPASGALSTQTSTASMVQPPQGDVEAMYPALPPYSNCGDLYSEPVSFHDPQGNPGLAYSPQDYQSAKPALDSNLFPMIPDYNLYHHPNDMGSIPEHKPFQGMDPIRVNPPPITPLETIKAFKDKQIHPGFGSLPQPPLTLKPIRPRKYPNRPSKTPLHERPHACPAEGCDRRFSRSDELTRHLRIHTGHKPFQCRICMRSFSRSDHLTTHIRTHTGEKPFACEFCGRKFARSDERKRHAKIHLKQKEKKAEKGGAPSASSAPPVSLAPVVTTCA is encoded by the exons ATGGAGCCATGTGCGGCGTGGAGTCCCCGCGGTGGGAGAG AGAATGTAATGGACATCGGTCTGACCAACGAGAAGCCCAACCCGGAACTCTCTTACTCCGGCTCCTTCCAGCCAGCCCCCGGCAACAAGACCGTGACCTACTTGGGAAAGTTCGCCTTCGACTCCCCTTCCAACTGGTGCCAGGACAACATCATTAGCCTCATGAGCGCCGGCATCTTGGGGGTGCCCCCGGCTTCAGGGGCGCTCAGCACGCAGACGTCCACTGCcagcatggtgcagccaccgcaGGGTGACGTGGAGGCCATGTATCCGGCGCTACCCCCCTACTCCAACTGCGGCGACCTCTACTCAGAGCCCGTGTCTTTCCACGATCCGCAGGGCAACCCCGGGCTCGCCTATTCCCCCCAGGATTACCAATCGGCCAAGCCGGCGTTGGACAGCAATCTCTTCCCCATGATTCCTGACTACAACCTGTACCACCACCCCAACGACATGGGCTCTATTCCGGAGCACAAGCCCTTCCAGGGCATGGACCCCATCCGGGTCAACCCGCCCCCTATTACCCCTCTGGAGACCATCAAGGCATTCAAAGACAAGCAGATCCACCCGGGCTTTGGCAGCCTGCCCCAGCCGCCGCTCACCCTCAAGCCCATCCGGCCCCGCAAGTACCCCAACCGGCCTAGCAAGACCCCGCTCCACGAACGGCCCCACGCGTGCCCGGCCGAGGGCTGCGACCGCCGTTTCAGCCGTTCGGACGAGCTGACCCGGCACCTGCGCATCCACACGGGCCACAAGCCTTTCCAGTGCCGGATCTGCATGCGGAGCTTCAGCCGCAGCGACCACCTCACCACTCACATCCGCACTCATACGGGCGAGAAGCCCTTTGCCTGCGAGTTCTGCGGTCGCAAGTTTGCGCGCAGCGACGAGCGCAAGCGCCACGCCAAGATCCACCTCAAGCAAAAGGAGAAGAAGGCGGAGAAGGGCGGTGCACCCTCTGCATCCTCGGCGCCCCCTGTGTCGCTGGCCCCAGTGGTCACCACCTGCGCCTGA